The sequence TGGCCGCCGCCGCCGCCGCTCCCGCCGCCGCCGCGCACGAGGTGCGCGGTGCCATCTCGCCTGCCGGGCTCGACTTCATCGCCGAGCAGGTGCCGGACTACGTGCCGGCGCGGCTGTCGCCGCCGCCGATCACGCTGGACCTCGTCGACTGCCCGGGCAGCCGCGTCGTTCAGCTCACCCAGCGCGACACGGACATCGACCTGGCGGTCGACGACGTATCGATCGGCGCGGTCGACGGCGGCGTGCTGCGCGTCGTCATCCAGTTCGACGCGTTCGCCGCGGGCGAGGCGTACGTGCTGTACCCGTATGCCTGCTTCGGCTCGGCGACCTGTCGCGACGAACTCACGATTCTCGACGGCCGCGCTGCGATCGACTTCGCGCCGTCCGTCGATGCCGACGGGCGGCCGCAGGTCGCGGTCGCCGGCGTCGATCTTTGGGTCGGCGAGGACGACGTCGACTTCGCGCTGTCCGACTGCGCGATCGACGACGTGGTCAACTGGGTGATCGGCGCGGCGAAGGGATGGCTGCTCGACGCGCTGGTCGGCCAGCTCGAACAGGTCGCGCGCGACCAGCTCGAACCGATGATGCAGGACGTGGTCGGCGGCTTCCTCCAGTTCGACGGCACCCTCGCGATCGCCGATTTCTCGTTCGCCGCCACCGAGCTGTCGGCCGGGGACACCGGCGTCGCCCTGCGCGGCGACGTGTCGCTGTCGTCGCGGTTCCCGGCTGACGCGTGCATCGCCGCCGATCCCGGCGCGCCGGGACCGCACGCCGGCGCGTCGCCCGACCCGTCCGCGGGGACGCCGGCGCACGTGGGCGTGGCGGTCAACCTCGGCCTCGTCGACGACGTGCTCTACCAGGTGTGGCGCAACGGCCTGATGTGCCTCACGCCCGAGCACCTCGCCGCGCTGGGCCTCGACCTGGACCTCGAGGCGCAGGCGGCGCTGCTCCCCGGGTTCCCGCCGGGGTCGGACATCGACATCGAGCTGCGCATGGGCCGGCCGCCGCGCGTCGAGGGGCGTGCCGGCGGCGGCGCGGTGCTCGACCTGATCGTCGAGGATGTCGACATCGACATTACCGCGACGCCGGCCGGCGGCGGCGAGCCGGTGGCGCTGCACGCGCGCGCCGGCGCGACCGCCGAGGCGACGCTGGACATCGATCCGGCGATCAACGCGCTGACGCTGCGCGTCGATGCGGTCGACATCACGCGGCTGGAGATCGACGAGGACTACGCGGCGACGACCGGTCTGGACGCGGCGCAGCTCGTCGCGGTGGCCGAGGGAGTGCTGATCCCGGGCCTGCTCGACCAACTCGGCGACCAGGCGCTCACCGGGCCGATCTTCGGGGTGGCCGACTACTACCTCATCTTGCGCGACGTCGACACGACCGACGCCTACGCCATCGCGAAGCTCGATCTGTTCCGCAAACCGGCCGCGGATTCGATCGCGCCGGATACCCGGATCGTGTCGGCGCCGGTCGGCGTCGTCCGCCCCGAGGACGCGGTCGTGCGCGTGGGCGGCAGCGACGATCAGATCCCGCCGGAGCTTCTGCGCTACCGGTTTTCCATCGACGGCGCCAGCCGCGCGCCGACCTACGTCGCCGAGATCGCGGTCGGTGAGGCGGGCGTGTCGGGCACGTACCGGGTGGCGGCGGCCGCGATCGACCTGCACGACAACGAGGACGCGACGCCGGCCGAGGCGATCGTCGAGGTCGACGGCGTGCGCCCGCGCGTTCGGCTCGCCGGCGACGCGGTCATCGAATTGCCCGCCGACGCCACCGCCGTCGACGTCGCGTGGACGGCGACCGACGACCGGACCCCGGCGGAGGCGCTCGCTCCGCGCGTCGAGCTGCTGCGCGTGATCGACCCGACGGACCTCGCGACCGCGGAGCCGGTCGGCGCGGCCGACCTCGAGCCGGGGACGAGGTCGGTGCGGCTGCCGGTGACCGCCGGCGAGCGCTACCGCGTGATCGTCACCGTGCGCGACGAGGTGGGCAACGCGGCGTATGCCAGCGCGCTCGTTCGCGTCGCCGGCGAGCCGGGCGCGTGCGGCTGCCGCGCCGGCGGCGACCCCGCGGGCGCCGCGCCGGTGTGGCTCGCGCTGGTCGCGGTCGCGCTCGGGCGGCGCCGCCGCAGGTGACGCCGTGGGCGCGCGGCGCTACCATCGCGGCATCGGACGATGAGGACCGAAGCGCGGGTGTCGATCGAGCGCAGCGCGGACGACTGTTATCAATTGATGTGCGACGTGGAGCGCGCGCCCGCGTGGCTCGCCGGGCTCGCGGCGGTCGAAGTCGTGGAGCGCGACGCCGACGGCCGCGTCGTCCGCGCGTGGTTCACGGCGATGCCGGCGCGCGGCAGCCTGCGCTACGCGCTGCGCTACGACTACGATCCGGCCCAGCGCGTGGTGCAGTGGCGCAGCGAGGAGGTGGCGCTGCGCGAGCTGCGCGGCGAGGCGCGATTCACGCCCGCCGCTCCGGCCGACTCTCGCCGCGGCGATCGGTGCATCCTCACGTATGTGCAGGAACACGCCACGTCCGACGCGCTGCCGGCGTGGGCTCGGGCGGTACTCGCGGAGGAGTCGGCCGAAGCCGTCGCGTGCGCATTCCGCCGGTGGGTGGAGACCGCTTGACCGCGCGGCGGGCCGTCACGCCGCGTCAGCGTCGGGCGCAACTCGCGGTCGCGCGAACATGCCGTCACCCGATGGCGCGCCCGTCACGCCGGGATCAAAATCCGAGCGCGCTGCACAGCGGCGAGCCCGGGCAGCACACCGACAGCGGGCTGCCGGTCTGGTCGGTCTGAAAGCAGATGCGCGGCCCGACGCTCGGATAGTAGTAGGCCCAGAAGAAGCACATCTCGTCGTTGGCGCTCTCGCCGAATCGGACGCGCTGGTCGGAGCGGTTGTTCCATTCGCACGACAACAAGAACCCGCCGCCGTCCGGCACGGTGAACGGCGGCGAGTGGAACACCGTGTCCGGCTCGTCCCAGTCGAAGTTCGGCACGTCGTATACCGCGGCGACGGGCGCACCCGGCCCGGACGCCGTGTGCACCCGCACGTTCGTGCCCCACTGGTGCTCGTGGCCGGTGATGGCGAAGAACTGAGCCCCGGACAGCTCGCTCGGCAGGCTGAGGTATGTGTCTTCGATCGACGCGGTGGACATCGGCGGGATGTCGATGTCCACGTCGCCCATGAACACCAGGTCGGCCGCGTCGGTGAAGTCTCCGTCGGCGAGCGGAATGAAGGTCGACGTCGGCCGCGCCTCCACCGGTGCGTCGGTGGCGTTGATGTAGTGCAGCTCGAGCCGGATCATCTGGTTCGGCTCGAGCACGAACGCGACCCCGTCGGGCAGCGTGAGCGTCTCGTCGAACCGCTGGGTGATCATCAGCGGCGAGGTCTCGGCGTTGAGCGTGCCGACGAACGGATCGCACTGGAACGGCTCGCGTCGCTCTTCCGTTTCGTTCGACCGGTAGACGATGAAGTGATGCGACACCGGCCCCAGCACGTTGTGTATCTGGTGGACGCGCAGGGACTCGCGGTTGCCGAGGCGCAGGACCACGCAGCGGGTGTCCTCCTCGCCCGGCGCGACCGTGTACGGGCCCCATTCGAGGGTGTACGATCCCGGCGGCGGCGGCGTGGCGTCCGGCTCGCCCCCGCCGGCGTCCGGTGCGGTCATGTCGTCGTCGTCGTCGCCGGAGGGCGTCGATCCGTCGCCGCACGCGATGGCGGCGGCGGCCGCGGCCAAGAGCCCTGCGAGAACCAGCCGGTAGCGTTGCATGAAACCCACCTCCGTAGTCCGGGGTGGCCGCCGGGGCTCGAATCGGCTCATCACCTTACAGCCGGTCCGCGCGCCGCCGACCCCGGGGGCCAGTTTGGCCGATTTCCGCCGGGTTGTCCACGGCCCCGCCCGCGCGGGGCACTGTTAGCGACTCGACCTTGCAATCGCGCCGAGGTGGACCACAATGCCCCGCCATGATGTCCAGGGTGAGCGTTCTGATCGGAGTGGGGGTGGCGGCGCTGTCGTCGTGCACGCCCGTCGTTCCGCACTACGAGTTCCCGCACGCCGAGCTGCGCGCGACGTTGCCGAACGGGCTGCGGGTCATCGTGATGCCGGACGACAGCACGCCGTTGGTGGAGGTCGACATCCGCTACCACACCGGCAGCAACCAGGATCCGCCCGGCAAGGCGGGCATCGCCCACTTCGTCGAGCACATGCAGTTCCAGTATCGGATTTTCGGCCCGGACAAGCCGCCGATCTTCGACGTGCTTCCGCAGATCACGACGTTCTTCAACGCGTTCACGTCGACCGACGCCACGCACTACATGTTGCAGGGCCGCAAGGAGGAGCTGCAGGCGTTCCTGCGGCTCGAGGCCGCGCGCATGGTCGGCGACTGCCGTGGGCTGCCGCCGGAGGAGTTCGAGCGCGAGCGCGAGGTCGTGCGCAACGAGCTGCGCCAGCGCTACGGCCGGCCCGAGGCCGAGATCCCGCGCATCATCCAGCAGGAGGCCTACCCGAAGGGGCACCCGTACCACTACCTCGGCATCGGCGACGACGAGCAGCTCGCCAACATCACGCAGGAGGACGTCTGCCAGTTCATCGACGAGTACTACGTGCCGCAAAACGCCACGCTGATCGTGGCCGGCAACGTGGACCCCGACCGCGTGCGCGACGAGGTCGTGTTCGCGTTCGGCGCGATCGACAAGGGGCTCGGCCCGGACGGCAAGCCGCGCGCGGTCAAGAAGAATCCGATCCCGATGCCGGAGATCCACTACCGGCGGGTCGTCCACGAGCTGCCGGTCGAGCGCGAGAGCATCCACTTCGTGTGGGCGCTGCCGCCGCGGTACAGCGACGAGGGCGCGCGCGCGACGAATGCGTTCCTGCTCGGCGCGCTGGTCGACCAGTTCAACGAGGAATGGGACTTCGCCTACGACGTGGCGCCGCAGCTTCTCGGCGGCGACGAGGCGCCGCTGATGGTGCTGTCGGTCGAGCCCAAGCCGGGCAAGCTCGGACAGGCCGAGGAGTTCGTGTGGAAGTCGGTCAAGCGGCTGCCGCAATTCTTCTTCGACCCGGGCGGCGCTTTCGAGGAGCAGAAGAACAGCCGGCTCGCGTCGCTGATCGCCGGGTTCGAGGACCTCAACGCGCGCACGACGGCGGTCGGTACCCTCGCCCAAGCTCGCGCCGACTTTCCGTGGGACTCGGAGAAGACGTTGGTGTTCGAGGAGTTCCAGCGGACGCGGAACCAGAACCCGGGCGACTCGCGCGACGTCGTCAAGGACCTCATCACCAAGGACAAGGCGCTCGTCGTCGTCATCCGGCGCAACGAAAACGCCGAGGGATTCAAGGCGGCGGACCTGAAGTTCGAGACCAAGTCGCACGCCGAGCAGCTCAAACCGCTGATCGACCCGGCCGAGGCGCGGCGGCCGCTGCTGGCGCCGACCGATCCGTCGGTGCTGGTCAAGGCGCGCCGGTTCCAGCTCGACAACGGCATGCGCGTGGTGTTGCTGCCGAAGGGCAGCCGCCTGCCGGTCGTCGCGGCACGGCTCATCTTCGACGTGGGCGCCGCGCACGAACCGGACGGACTCGAAGGGATCGCGTCGCTGGCCGCGCGGCAGCTCAACCACCCGCGCGGGTCGCAGATCGGGCTGCTCGGCGCGGATTGGGGCGCGTCGGTGGACGACGACACGACGACGTTCACCGTCAGCGGGATCAGCATCTACACGAGCGAGCTGCTCACCGGGCTCGAGCGCAAGCTGAAGATCGGCTACTACAGCCAGGACGCGGTCGAGCAGTGGCAAAAGCGCATGCGCCAGGCGTTCGAGCTGCGGCCGGTGCGCCAGCAGCGCGCGTTCACGCGCGAGGTCGCCATGGCGGTGTGGGGGCCGAACCACCCCTACGCGATCAAGGGCATGCCGACGCGCGAGTCGGTCGGCCGCATCGGCTACGACGAGCTCGAGGCGTTCCGCCGCAAGCACTACACCGCCGCGAACGCCACGCTCGTTGTCGCGGGCAACTTCGACGAGAAGACCGCCGAAAAGGTCATTCGCGACACGTTTGGCGCGTGGGACCGCGGTCACAAAGACGAGCCCGTGACCGCGCCGGCCCAGCCCGGCGCCGGCGCGCGCGC is a genomic window of Deltaproteobacteria bacterium containing:
- a CDS encoding insulinase family protein, which produces MMSRVSVLIGVGVAALSSCTPVVPHYEFPHAELRATLPNGLRVIVMPDDSTPLVEVDIRYHTGSNQDPPGKAGIAHFVEHMQFQYRIFGPDKPPIFDVLPQITTFFNAFTSTDATHYMLQGRKEELQAFLRLEAARMVGDCRGLPPEEFEREREVVRNELRQRYGRPEAEIPRIIQQEAYPKGHPYHYLGIGDDEQLANITQEDVCQFIDEYYVPQNATLIVAGNVDPDRVRDEVVFAFGAIDKGLGPDGKPRAVKKNPIPMPEIHYRRVVHELPVERESIHFVWALPPRYSDEGARATNAFLLGALVDQFNEEWDFAYDVAPQLLGGDEAPLMVLSVEPKPGKLGQAEEFVWKSVKRLPQFFFDPGGAFEEQKNSRLASLIAGFEDLNARTTAVGTLAQARADFPWDSEKTLVFEEFQRTRNQNPGDSRDVVKDLITKDKALVVVIRRNENAEGFKAADLKFETKSHAEQLKPLIDPAEARRPLLAPTDPSVLVKARRFQLDNGMRVVLLPKGSRLPVVAARLIFDVGAAHEPDGLEGIASLAARQLNHPRGSQIGLLGADWGASVDDDTTTFTVSGISIYTSELLTGLERKLKIGYYSQDAVEQWQKRMRQAFELRPVRQQRAFTREVAMAVWGPNHPYAIKGMPTRESVGRIGYDELEAFRRKHYTAANATLVVAGNFDEKTAEKVIRDTFGAWDRGHKDEPVTAPAQPGAGARAIGVIGDKLPQVQVAIQYPGPAGVDGQQAARMVLAEMLRLQQWTIRTTLGSTYGIQVYRQLKVGPSRYIMQGGVQSERAGETLRMMRDKIDELRRGDNFDLVFAEARRTVLQRLLSQSTVSRQLAAKLGLMATYHQPPDYFDKLVQYVAALSPAQVRALIESELRPENEVIAILGDRETIEKAFAEAGITTVKYVDVSQ